A single genomic interval of Spinacia oleracea cultivar Varoflay chromosome 6, BTI_SOV_V1, whole genome shotgun sequence harbors:
- the LOC130462715 gene encoding uncharacterized protein translates to MKITNSQKIKLACSFLLVAVLLQILAMKVEAGCSGAVCPPACPSPCVCGFTDGSLKRCCNIYDAPCDPLAPTYECCDGLTCLQVTPGVFKCKEKCEDHPNHECYPGLYECCEDSGLSCVSMGGDTYNCV, encoded by the exons atgAAGATCACTAACTCTCAGAAAATCAAGTTAGCATGTTCGTTCCTTCTTGTAGCAG TGTTGCTGCAAATCCTTGCGATGAAAGTGGAAGCGGGGTGTTCAGGTGCAGTGTGTCCACCTGCGTGTCCTTCACCATGTGTTTGTGGATTTACCGATGGCTCACTAAAAAGGTGTTGCAACATCTATGACGCTCCATGTGATCCTTTAGCACCAACATACGAGTGTTGTGATGGACTTACATGTCTTCAAGTTACACCCGGAGTATTTAAATGCAAAGAAAAATGTGAAGACCACCCAAATCATGAATGTTATCCTGGCCTTTACGAATGTTGTGAAGATTCTGGTCTTTCATGTGTTTCGATGGGTGGTGATACATACAACTGCGTTTAA